A window of the Phaseolus vulgaris cultivar G19833 chromosome 5, P. vulgaris v2.0, whole genome shotgun sequence genome harbors these coding sequences:
- the LOC137835123 gene encoding fatty-acid-binding protein 3, chloroplastic-like translates to MAGAVAASTALGFSPLTHPTRILVHKGVSNSTLPLSSHGQSFSLLSSTPMHFSSHKSSRNQPLFLAQVASSSDANAEYVEEPETNVKFQTCLNFPGCSNSLTLLGTGYREKIFAIVSVKVYAAGLYLDQHITRELNAWKGQSKDAIQGNSSLFQTIFQSSFEKSLQIILARNIDGKTFWEALSDAISPRIPSSTTVDEIALSIFRSVFLDRPLKKGTFIILTWLNPSKLLVSVSSNGLPSTIDAAIESENVSCALFNVFLGDSPVSPSLKASVAEGLSKVLK, encoded by the exons ATGGCTGGAGCTGTAGCAGCTTCCACAGCACTTGGCTTTTCACCACTCACACACCCCACAAGAATTCTTGTTCACAAAGGAGTCTCAAATTCCACATTGCCATTGAGCAGCCATGGCCaatctttctcactcttatcATCCACCCCTATGCATTTCTCTTCACACAAGAGCAGTAGAAATCAACCCCTTTTCCTTGCACAAGTTGCTTCATCTTCAG ATGCAAATGCTGAATACGTGGAGGAGCCAGAAACAAATGTGAAATTCCAGACATGTTTGAATTTTCCGGGTTGCTCAAATTCATTAACTTTGTTAGGAACTG GATACAGGGAGAAAATTTTTGCGATTGTTAGTGTTAAGGTCTATGCTGCAGGTTTGTATCTAGATCAACATATTACCCGTGAATTGAATGCTTGGAAAGGGCAATCAAAAGATGCTATTCAAGGGAATTCCTCCTTGTTCCAGACCATTTTCCAAT CTTCTTTTGAGAAATCATTGCAAATTATTCTTGCAAGAAATATTGATGGTAAAACATTTTGGGAGGCATTAAGTGATGCCATATCACCAAGAATTCCATCATCCACAACTGTAGATGAAATTGCTTTGAGCATTTTCCGTAGTGTCTTTCTTGATCGCCCTCTTAAGAAAGGAACTTTCATAATTTTGACTTGGTTGAACCCCTCCAAATTGCTT GTTTCTGTCTCCTCAAATGGGCTTCCATCTACTATAGATGCTGCAATTGAATCTGAAAATGTGTCTTGTGCTCTTTTTAATGTATTCCTTGGAGATAGTCCTGTTTCTCCATCCTTGAAAGCTTCAGTGGCTGAAGGCTTGTCAAAAGTACTCAAGTAG
- the LOC137835124 gene encoding fatty-acid-binding protein 3, chloroplastic-like isoform X1, producing the protein MAGAVAASTALGFSPLTHPTRILVHKGVSNSTLPLSSHGQSFSLLSSTPMHFSSHKSSRRQPLFLAQVASSSAANAEYVEEPETNVKLQTCLNFPGCSNSLTLFGTGYRENVFAIVSVKVYTAGLYLDQHITRELNAWKGQSKDAIQGNSSLFQTIFQSSFGKSLQIILARNIHGKTFWEALSDAISPRIPASTTADEIALSIFRSVFLDRPLKKGTFIILTWLKPSKLLVSVSSNGLPSTVDAAIESENVSCALFNVFLGDSPVSPSLKASVAEGLSKVLK; encoded by the exons ATGGCTGGAGCTGTAGCAGCTTCCACAGCACTTGGCTTTTCACCACTCACACACCCCACAAGAATTCTTGTTCACAAAGGAGTCTCAAATTCCACATTGCCATTGAGCAGCCATGGCCaatctttctcactcttatcATCCACCCCTATGCATTTCTCTTCACACAAGAGCAGTAGAAGACAACCCCTTTTCCTTGCACAAGTTGCTTCATCTTCAG CTGCAAATGCTGAATACGTGGAGGAGCCAGAAACGAATGTGAAATTGCAGACATGTTTGAATTTTCCGGGTTGCTCAAATTCATTAACTTTGTTTGGAACTG GATACAGGGAGAATGTTTTTGCGATTGTTAGTGTTAAGGTCTATACTGCAGGTTTGTATCTAGATCAACATATTACCCGTGAATTGAATGCTTGGAAAGGGCAATCAAAAGATGCTATTCAAGGGAATTCCTCCTTGTTCCAGACCATTTTCCAAT CTTCTTTTGGGAAATCATTGCAAATTATTCTTGCAAGAAATATTCATGGTAAAACATTTTGGGAGGCATTAAGTGATGCCATATCACCAAGAATTCCAGCATCTACAACTGCAGATGAAATTGCTTTGAGCATTTTCCGTAGTGTCTTTCTAGATCGCCCTCTTAAGAAAGGAACTTTCATAATTTTGACTTGGTTGAAGCCCTCCAAATTGCTT GTTTCTGTCTCCTCAAATGGGCTTCCATCTACTGTAGATGCTGCAATTGAATCTGAAAATGTGTCTTGTGCTCTTTTTAATGTATTCCTTGGAGATAGTCCTGTTTCTCCATCCTTGAAAGCTTCAGTGGCTGAAGGCTTGTCAAAAGTACTCAAGTAG
- the LOC137835124 gene encoding fatty-acid-binding protein 3, chloroplastic-like isoform X2: MPFVFIAILSKIGSDSFVVAISSVAKAANAEYVEEPETNVKLQTCLNFPGCSNSLTLFGTGYRENVFAIVSVKVYTAGLYLDQHITRELNAWKGQSKDAIQGNSSLFQTIFQSSFGKSLQIILARNIHGKTFWEALSDAISPRIPASTTADEIALSIFRSVFLDRPLKKGTFIILTWLKPSKLLVSVSSNGLPSTVDAAIESENVSCALFNVFLGDSPVSPSLKASVAEGLSKVLK, translated from the exons ATGCCTTTTGTCTTCATTGCCATCTTGTCCAAAATAGGTTCAGACTCCTTTGTTGTAGCAATATCTTCAGTTGCAAAAG CTGCAAATGCTGAATACGTGGAGGAGCCAGAAACGAATGTGAAATTGCAGACATGTTTGAATTTTCCGGGTTGCTCAAATTCATTAACTTTGTTTGGAACTG GATACAGGGAGAATGTTTTTGCGATTGTTAGTGTTAAGGTCTATACTGCAGGTTTGTATCTAGATCAACATATTACCCGTGAATTGAATGCTTGGAAAGGGCAATCAAAAGATGCTATTCAAGGGAATTCCTCCTTGTTCCAGACCATTTTCCAAT CTTCTTTTGGGAAATCATTGCAAATTATTCTTGCAAGAAATATTCATGGTAAAACATTTTGGGAGGCATTAAGTGATGCCATATCACCAAGAATTCCAGCATCTACAACTGCAGATGAAATTGCTTTGAGCATTTTCCGTAGTGTCTTTCTAGATCGCCCTCTTAAGAAAGGAACTTTCATAATTTTGACTTGGTTGAAGCCCTCCAAATTGCTT GTTTCTGTCTCCTCAAATGGGCTTCCATCTACTGTAGATGCTGCAATTGAATCTGAAAATGTGTCTTGTGCTCTTTTTAATGTATTCCTTGGAGATAGTCCTGTTTCTCCATCCTTGAAAGCTTCAGTGGCTGAAGGCTTGTCAAAAGTACTCAAGTAG